One window of Campylobacter sp. MIT 99-7217 genomic DNA carries:
- a CDS encoding DedA family protein gives MQDTIDTLLRYGYVILFLYSLGGGMVAILAAGVLSASAKLDLALCISIAFVANVLGSTLLFALGKYYKKDLLPFVKKHRRKIALAHLKMRQYGDFLILIQKFIYGLKTFIPLAAGFAKFNFVRFFIINTIASLIWAVGFGYLGFAFGSVITNIVDEISNYPYLVPLFLLALILLIWFYLSKFSKKV, from the coding sequence GTGCAAGATACCATTGATACTTTACTTCGATACGGCTATGTGATCTTGTTTTTATACTCCTTAGGTGGTGGAATGGTTGCTATTTTGGCTGCTGGAGTTTTAAGTGCGAGTGCAAAGCTTGATCTTGCTCTTTGCATAAGCATAGCCTTTGTGGCAAATGTCTTAGGCTCTACGCTTTTATTTGCACTTGGAAAATACTATAAAAAAGATCTTTTACCCTTCGTCAAAAAACACCGCAGAAAAATCGCCCTTGCTCATCTTAAAATGAGACAATACGGCGATTTTCTCATACTCATACAAAAATTTATCTACGGACTTAAAACCTTTATCCCTCTTGCTGCTGGCTTTGCTAAATTTAACTTTGTGAGATTTTTTATCATCAACACCATAGCAAGTCTCATTTGGGCTGTTGGCTTTGGGTATTTGGGCTTTGCCTTTGGAAGCGTGATCACAAATATCGTTGATGAAATTTCAAATTATCCCTATCTTGTGCCTTTGTTTTTACTCGCCCTTATCTTGCTTATCTGGTTTTATCTTTCTAAATTTTCTAAAAAAGTTTAG
- a CDS encoding ComEC/Rec2 family competence protein — translation MRFLKEQKEFIFLFLLCLCIFAFNLALEYKEFLKFKEQKHVFLQTKVLQSYAKTNAKGRSYRVLKLETSNFSFYTTTKLDNNISRHQILSLRAITTKVSFKDFISKSFYMPSYDFKVLEEENFKHSIIPYFLNQHQNEKIKEFYGALFFALPVSLELRTDVNFYGIAHLIAISGYHIALIFSLIFFFFAPLYSFFQQRFFPYRNLRLDLSVIIFIFLLFYAYLLGFVPSYIRSLVMALFGFYLLAKNVRILSFVNLFFCVLICIGLFPQLLFSVGFLFSVMGVYFIFLYMHHFSRHFGNFTNVVLLNIWTFFAMIIPVLYFFPLISFQQILAIFLSVVFVIFYPLVLFLHFISFGNLLDEALLTFLNFKFSGKDCELSLWIFLSYLFLSLFSIFSKKLALLVILLNLIPFIWLYFSN, via the coding sequence TTGAGGTTTTTAAAAGAGCAAAAAGAATTCATCTTTCTTTTCTTGCTCTGCCTTTGTATTTTTGCTTTTAACCTAGCCTTAGAATACAAAGAATTTTTAAAATTTAAAGAACAAAAGCATGTATTTTTACAAACAAAGGTTTTGCAAAGTTATGCTAAAACAAATGCTAAGGGCAGAAGCTACCGAGTTTTAAAGCTTGAAACGAGCAATTTTAGCTTTTATACCACAACAAAGCTTGATAACAATATCTCAAGACATCAAATTTTAAGCCTTAGAGCCATAACGACTAAGGTTAGTTTTAAAGACTTTATATCAAAAAGCTTTTATATGCCAAGCTATGATTTTAAGGTGCTTGAAGAAGAAAATTTTAAACATAGCATTATCCCTTATTTTTTAAACCAGCACCAAAATGAAAAGATCAAAGAATTTTATGGGGCTTTGTTTTTTGCCCTACCTGTAAGCTTGGAGCTTAGAACTGATGTAAATTTTTATGGCATAGCTCATCTTATCGCTATTAGTGGTTATCATATTGCTTTGATTTTTTCTTTGATTTTTTTCTTTTTTGCTCCTCTTTATAGCTTTTTTCAGCAAAGATTTTTTCCTTATAGAAATTTAAGGCTTGATTTAAGTGTGATCATTTTTATATTTTTACTTTTTTATGCGTATTTGCTGGGCTTTGTTCCCTCTTATATACGCTCTTTGGTTATGGCTTTGTTTGGCTTTTATCTTTTAGCAAAAAATGTGCGGATTTTAAGCTTTGTGAATTTATTTTTTTGTGTGCTGATTTGCATAGGGCTTTTTCCTCAGCTTTTATTTAGTGTGGGATTTTTATTTTCTGTTATGGGCGTGTATTTTATCTTTTTGTATATGCACCATTTTTCAAGGCATTTTGGAAATTTTACAAATGTTGTGCTTTTAAATATCTGGACTTTTTTTGCTATGATTATCCCTGTGCTATATTTTTTTCCACTCATATCCTTTCAACAAATTTTAGCCATTTTTTTAAGTGTAGTTTTTGTGATTTTTTATCCCTTGGTTTTGTTTTTGCATTTTATAAGCTTTGGAAATTTACTTGATGAGGCTTTGCTGACTTTTTTAAACTTTAAATTTAGTGGAAAAGACTGCGAACTTTCTTTGTGGATATTTTTAAGCTATCTTTTTCTTTCTTTATTTTCTATCTTTTCGAAAAAACTAGCATTACTTGTTATCTTGCTTAACCTCATACCATTTATTTGGCTTTATTTTTCAAACTAA
- a CDS encoding TonB-dependent receptor plug domain-containing protein, with amino-acid sequence MDIQKKICFSIVLSSLLFAETNTTIENGGGASTYKLDASVVNANAFAYQSGQEINSQTLKTIPNGNGDITSTLKMLPNVQFDNAQLRSTTPGEIDPANVSISGGLYYQNSFLLDGKSMNNDLRGVSSTDASSLSVADDPGNSRDATFGRSQGLNIDTFLLKSIKVQDSNVGASYGHFTGGVIEAETKRAEKDFGVNFAYQISQGNANPGAFSLTKYHLYEGDGCVIPGASNVCNYLNSSNSKIQPKFVKHSFRSSLESKINDKFGVIASFTTTQSFIPLKSYSQGDVNSQFQQSEKTQKRQNYNFFIKGSYQASDDVLIDTSYAYAPQFNTYFRENARNSDTTIISGGHQLGADLTINNSLGFASVNTSFSYLEESRRSESAHTKIWLYSAGDKDWALPDGTNNIFEGSFGDEDSKQSDLSLKLAQNFEPYYNDSFENGFNVGAEFSYTYSYFKRLKDSNDGLSPSQIFDETYACKAGDEWCSSTSTDGADFGQFITTMNKNEAGKVDLANTSFSFFLENESKFDLEDKGDISARVGVRGDYDTYMQKTPIAPRFSANYTAPWGKDEFRYNTSFTFGANRYYGRNLFAYRFAELQGALTTAYFRFNNVPWESLLDTEDPNNTFTDGFYAKSENRFDFKRIKIPYDDELMFGVVQEVGLFNVSSKYIHRFGRDQVRRSCLVPNARGGGNCDFYTYDNTGKSDTDVITLSIANTTPFMSGAMSNFLNFAFDYTNTKRSYNDYTSSYTGLADLEYVEYKGRLMKREDLPAENFAKPLTMRFSTTHSIRALRTNWTLNNFFRYRFAYTTRANTDTRKETIDGIQRDVDIYEDYRVRQAFTWDLRLGIEKAVYGKNTLYFNVDVFNVLDQENIAIAKTSKVSVPIYELGRQFWLEVGYRY; translated from the coding sequence ATGGATATTCAAAAGAAAATTTGTTTTTCTATCGTTCTTTCTTCTTTGCTTTTTGCAGAAACAAATACTACGATAGAAAATGGGGGGGGGGCTTCAACTTATAAGCTTGATGCTTCTGTTGTAAATGCAAATGCCTTTGCTTATCAATCAGGACAAGAAATAAACTCCCAAACTTTAAAAACTATCCCAAATGGCAATGGAGATATAACCTCTACTTTAAAAATGCTTCCTAATGTGCAGTTTGACAATGCCCAGCTAAGATCTACAACTCCGGGTGAAATAGATCCAGCAAATGTAAGTATATCAGGTGGACTTTATTATCAAAACTCATTTTTACTTGATGGTAAAAGTATGAATAATGATCTAAGAGGAGTAAGCTCTACAGATGCTAGTAGTCTTTCAGTAGCAGATGATCCGGGTAATAGTAGAGATGCTACCTTTGGTCGCTCCCAAGGACTTAACATTGATACCTTTTTGCTTAAAAGTATCAAGGTGCAAGATAGCAATGTAGGAGCAAGTTATGGACATTTTACAGGTGGGGTTATAGAAGCTGAGACTAAAAGAGCTGAAAAGGACTTTGGTGTAAATTTTGCTTATCAAATTTCTCAAGGAAATGCCAATCCTGGTGCTTTTTCTTTGACTAAATATCATCTTTACGAAGGCGATGGTTGTGTTATACCTGGTGCGTCAAATGTTTGTAATTATTTAAATTCAAGTAATTCTAAAATTCAACCCAAATTTGTAAAGCACTCATTCCGCTCAAGCCTTGAAAGTAAGATTAATGATAAATTTGGAGTGATAGCTAGTTTTACCACTACTCAAAGTTTTATTCCCTTAAAAAGCTATTCTCAAGGTGATGTAAATTCTCAGTTTCAACAAAGCGAAAAAACACAAAAACGCCAAAACTATAATTTCTTTATCAAAGGAAGCTATCAAGCAAGCGATGATGTGTTGATCGATACAAGTTATGCTTATGCTCCTCAGTTTAATACTTATTTTAGAGAAAATGCAAGAAATTCAGATACCACAATAATAAGCGGTGGTCATCAACTTGGTGCTGATCTTACTATAAATAACTCTCTTGGCTTTGCAAGTGTGAATACTTCTTTTTCTTATCTAGAAGAATCAAGGCGTAGTGAATCAGCTCATACCAAAATATGGCTTTACTCAGCAGGAGATAAGGACTGGGCTTTGCCTGATGGAACAAATAATATCTTTGAGGGAAGCTTTGGCGATGAGGATAGTAAGCAAAGTGATTTAAGTCTTAAGCTTGCTCAAAATTTTGAACCTTATTATAATGATAGCTTTGAAAATGGCTTTAATGTAGGAGCTGAGTTTTCTTATACTTATTCTTATTTTAAAAGGCTTAAGGATTCAAATGATGGTTTAAGTCCTAGTCAAATTTTTGATGAAACTTATGCTTGCAAGGCTGGTGATGAATGGTGTTCAAGCACAAGTACAGATGGTGCTGATTTTGGGCAGTTTATCACTACTATGAACAAAAACGAAGCGGGTAAGGTTGATTTAGCAAATACAAGTTTTAGTTTTTTCCTAGAAAATGAGAGTAAATTTGATCTTGAGGATAAGGGCGATATATCTGCTAGAGTGGGTGTAAGAGGCGATTATGATACCTATATGCAAAAAACTCCTATTGCTCCAAGATTTAGTGCAAACTATACAGCTCCTTGGGGAAAAGATGAGTTTAGATATAACACAAGCTTTACTTTTGGAGCAAACCGCTACTATGGAAGAAATCTTTTTGCCTACCGCTTTGCTGAACTTCAAGGAGCTTTAACGACGGCTTATTTTAGATTTAACAATGTGCCTTGGGAAAGTTTACTTGATACAGAAGATCCAAATAATACATTCACAGATGGTTTTTACGCAAAATCTGAAAATAGATTTGATTTTAAAAGGATTAAAATTCCTTATGATGATGAACTTATGTTTGGAGTAGTGCAAGAAGTGGGACTTTTTAATGTGAGTAGCAAGTATATCCACCGCTTTGGTAGGGATCAAGTAAGAAGAAGTTGTCTCGTGCCAAATGCAAGAGGTGGAGGAAATTGTGATTTTTATACTTATGATAATACAGGTAAATCAGATACCGATGTCATCACACTTAGCATAGCAAATACAACACCTTTTATGTCAGGGGCTATGTCAAATTTCCTTAATTTTGCCTTTGATTATACAAATACGAAAAGATCTTATAATGACTATACAAGTTCTTATACAGGACTTGCTGATTTGGAATATGTTGAGTATAAGGGAAGACTGATGAAAAGAGAGGATTTGCCTGCTGAAAATTTTGCAAAGCCTTTAACAATGAGATTTTCTACTACTCATAGCATAAGGGCTTTAAGGACAAATTGGACACTTAATAATTTCTTTCGCTACCGCTTTGCATATACAACAAGGGCAAATACAGATACAAGGAAAGAAACCATAGATGGAATTCAAAGAGATGTGGATATTTACGAGGATTATAGAGTAAGACAGGCTTTTACTTGGGACTTAAGACTTGGTATAGAAAAGGCTGTGTATGGTAAAAACACTCTTTATTTTAATGTTGATGTGTTTAACGTTCTTGATCAAGAAAATATAGCCATAGCTAAAACTTCAAAAGTATCAGTACCTATCTATGAACTTGGGCGTCAATTTTGGCTTGAAGTAGGATATAGATACTAA
- a CDS encoding RNA pseudouridine synthase, producing the protein MLEKAYKLLATQEKISNHKAKELIDKKLVSYKGKKLDLARALLPMGAKFELEKPQKARIIFEDEKLIALNKPYNYISEDLQKEFKAKLLNRLDKETSGVLLLCKDEEFRKLCIEEFKKQRVQKTYLAILSGFIADELELEEPILTLKSKGRAYSKISKQGLYAFTKITPLMLSAKKTLAKLEISTGRTHQIRVHCAFAGHGVVGDDKYAHIEAERMYLHSFETKILHYTFRANLDESFSVFGFDVKNLSL; encoded by the coding sequence ATGCTTGAAAAAGCTTATAAACTTCTAGCAACACAGGAAAAAATTTCAAACCATAAGGCTAAGGAGCTGATCGATAAAAAATTAGTCAGTTACAAGGGTAAAAAGCTTGATCTTGCAAGAGCCTTACTTCCTATGGGTGCAAAATTTGAGCTTGAAAAGCCCCAAAAGGCAAGGATTATTTTTGAAGATGAAAAGCTTATAGCCTTAAATAAGCCATATAATTATATTAGCGAGGATTTGCAAAAAGAGTTTAAAGCTAAACTTTTAAACCGCTTGGACAAAGAAACAAGTGGGGTTTTACTTTTGTGTAAGGACGAAGAATTTAGAAAACTTTGTATAGAAGAGTTTAAAAAACAAAGGGTTCAAAAAACTTATCTGGCTATACTTTCGGGTTTTATAGCTGATGAGCTGGAGCTTGAAGAGCCGATTTTGACTTTAAAGAGCAAGGGTAGGGCGTATTCAAAGATCAGCAAACAAGGACTTTACGCTTTTACCAAGATCACTCCTCTTATGCTAAGTGCAAAAAAAACCCTAGCAAAGCTAGAAATTAGCACAGGAAGAACGCATCAAATAAGAGTGCATTGTGCCTTTGCTGGACATGGAGTTGTTGGAGATGATAAATACGCTCATATAGAGGCAGAAAGAATGTATCTACATAGTTTTGAAACAAAAATTCTACACTACACCTTTCGTGCAAATTTAGATGAAAGCTTTAGCGTTTTTGGCTTTGATGTAAAAAATTTAAGTTTGTAG
- the waaA gene encoding lipid IV(A) 3-deoxy-D-manno-octulosonic acid transferase, which yields MIFVYYILILSVHIFLALPLLFLSFLKDKYKKSLKARFFLYKNLRQKTASVHFHACSFGEVRSIKELASSYDSKITTITQTGFDEAQSFCKSVNFLAFESFLPFWFRSCKVLVVFEAELWLMLFFMAKFRGAKTILINARISEKSFPKYLKLSFFYKKLFSFVDEIFAQSELDKQRLECLGAKNIKILGNIKTSLTPNITKHYHKPKERLIIFASTHEKEEELLLAHFKLKKDEKLIIAPRHPERFERVQEFLCSYAKRENLHFQRLSKLENNDLTSCKAELLLLDRLGELVNFYAICDVVVLCGSFVDKIGGHNPVEVAHFHKPLISGEFFHNQKSSYASVGNIEICKNLQELNTLIRKDIKPSYLIDKIDLTPIKESIQEALNA from the coding sequence TTGATCTTTGTTTATTATATACTCATTTTAAGTGTGCATATTTTCCTTGCTTTGCCACTTTTATTTCTTTCTTTTTTAAAAGATAAATATAAAAAGAGCCTTAAAGCGAGATTTTTTCTTTATAAAAATTTACGACAAAAAACAGCGAGCGTGCATTTTCATGCCTGCTCTTTTGGAGAAGTAAGGAGCATAAAAGAGCTTGCAAGTTCTTATGATAGTAAGATAACAACTATAACACAAACGGGCTTTGATGAGGCACAAAGCTTTTGCAAGAGTGTTAATTTCTTAGCTTTTGAGAGCTTTCTTCCCTTTTGGTTTAGATCTTGTAAGGTCTTAGTGGTTTTTGAGGCTGAACTTTGGCTTATGCTCTTTTTTATGGCAAAGTTTAGGGGTGCAAAAACTATACTCATTAATGCAAGAATTTCTGAAAAATCCTTTCCAAAATACCTAAAATTAAGCTTTTTTTATAAAAAACTCTTTAGCTTTGTTGATGAAATTTTTGCTCAAAGCGAGCTTGATAAGCAAAGGCTTGAGTGTTTGGGCGCAAAAAATATCAAAATTTTGGGCAATATCAAAACAAGTCTTACCCCAAATATCACAAAACATTACCATAAGCCAAAGGAAAGATTGATTATTTTTGCAAGTACGCATGAAAAAGAAGAGGAGCTTTTGCTGGCTCATTTTAAGCTTAAAAAAGATGAAAAGCTCATCATCGCACCACGACACCCTGAAAGATTTGAAAGGGTGCAAGAGTTTCTTTGCTCTTATGCAAAAAGAGAAAATTTACATTTTCAAAGGCTAAGTAAGCTTGAAAATAACGATCTTACAAGTTGCAAGGCAGAACTTTTGCTTCTTGATAGGCTTGGAGAACTTGTTAATTTTTATGCGATTTGCGATGTGGTTGTTCTTTGTGGTTCTTTTGTAGATAAGATAGGCGGACATAACCCTGTTGAAGTTGCTCATTTTCATAAGCCACTCATTTCAGGAGAGTTTTTTCACAACCAAAAAAGTTCTTATGCAAGCGTTGGAAATATCGAAATTTGTAAAAATCTTCAAGAGCTTAACACACTCATACGAAAAGATATAAAACCTTCTTATCTTATCGATAAAATCGATCTTACGCCCATCAAGGAAAGCATACAGGAGGCTTTGAATGCTTGA
- a CDS encoding zinc ribbon domain-containing protein has protein sequence MNKYLKQLVDLSKINQEIDSFEPKVASITKTLKDTQHRIERIDQELARYDAEMEELKIQQEQTNVHIDEFAAKIKEFSKKSASIKTEKEANALRIEEDIAKEQLESANEELIRLDKLFNSKQEFKEELIKQKAQEESSLDGINAQINEKMQVLEKERSLVYEKKNKLVSLMNPKILTFYEKIRKWAKNTAVVPVKKQACYGCFMKIYDKTYLALQKSEEIVTCPHCGRILYKDDE, from the coding sequence ATGAACAAATATCTTAAACAACTCGTTGATTTATCTAAGATCAATCAAGAAATCGATAGCTTTGAACCTAAGGTTGCAAGTATCACAAAGACCTTAAAGGATACACAACATAGGATAGAAAGGATAGATCAAGAGCTGGCTCGCTATGATGCAGAGATGGAAGAGTTGAAAATTCAACAAGAACAAACAAATGTACATATTGATGAATTTGCTGCAAAGATTAAAGAATTTTCTAAAAAAAGTGCGAGTATAAAAACCGAAAAAGAAGCTAATGCTCTTAGGATAGAAGAAGATATTGCCAAAGAACAATTAGAATCAGCTAATGAAGAGCTTATCAGACTTGACAAGCTTTTTAATTCAAAGCAAGAATTTAAAGAAGAGCTTATCAAACAAAAAGCACAAGAAGAATCAAGCCTTGATGGTATTAACGCTCAGATCAACGAAAAAATGCAGGTATTAGAAAAAGAACGATCGCTTGTATATGAAAAGAAAAACAAACTTGTATCACTTATGAATCCTAAAATCCTCACTTTTTATGAAAAGATTCGTAAATGGGCAAAAAATACAGCCGTTGTTCCTGTAAAAAAACAGGCTTGTTATGGTTGTTTTATGAAAATTTATGATAAGACTTATTTAGCCTTACAAAAAAGCGAAGAGATCGTAACTTGCCCGCATTGTGGAAGAATTTTATATAAAGATGATGAATAA
- a CDS encoding Nif3-like dinuclear metal center hexameric protein, with the protein MKIAEIYEFLDRLSPFETQETWDNSGLLLGSLEDEVERIYLSLDIDEKLIEKAEENSLFITHHPLIFKGLKDLANEHYPRKFIKDMLAKNLSLISMHTNYDLSHLNAYFVKEILGFENFIQDKFLIYVDLDLSFTELCKHVKFALQVPYLKTSFSGKEKINRIAICTGSGGDLLPLVKADCFLSGDFKYHQAFEAISNDLSLIDLGHFESERCFANSLAKYLQNFPIKVIISVSKNPFQYF; encoded by the coding sequence ATGAAAATCGCTGAAATTTATGAGTTTTTAGATAGGTTAAGTCCCTTTGAAACACAAGAAACTTGGGACAATAGCGGACTTTTGCTTGGGAGTTTGGAAGATGAGGTTGAAAGGATTTATCTTAGTCTTGATATTGATGAGAAATTGATCGAAAAAGCAGAAGAAAACTCTTTGTTTATCACTCATCACCCTTTGATTTTTAAGGGCTTGAAGGATTTAGCAAATGAACACTATCCAAGAAAATTTATTAAAGATATGCTTGCAAAAAATCTTTCCTTGATCAGTATGCATACAAATTATGATCTAAGTCATTTGAATGCTTATTTTGTAAAAGAAATTTTGGGTTTTGAAAATTTTATTCAGGATAAGTTTTTGATTTATGTTGATCTTGATCTTAGCTTTACCGAGCTTTGTAAGCATGTGAAATTTGCTTTGCAAGTACCATATTTAAAAACGAGTTTTTCAGGAAAAGAAAAGATTAATAGAATTGCTATTTGTACCGGAAGTGGTGGAGATTTGCTTCCTTTAGTTAAGGCAGATTGTTTTTTAAGTGGGGATTTTAAATATCATCAAGCCTTTGAGGCTATAAGTAATGATTTAAGTTTGATAGACCTTGGACATTTTGAAAGTGAGCGATGTTTTGCAAATTCTTTGGCAAAATATTTGCAAAATTTTCCCATAAAGGTTATAATATCAGTTTCAAAAAATCCATTTCAATATTTTTAA
- the glyQ gene encoding glycine--tRNA ligase subunit alpha: protein MTFSQIILNLQDFWQKQGCVIMQPYDMPAGAGTFHPATFLRSLGKKPWASAYVAPSRRPTDGRYGENPNRLGAYYQFQVLIKPSPDNIQELYLKSLENLGFDLKSHDIRFVEDNWESPSLGAWGLGWEVWLDGMEVTQFTYFQQVGGFAVEQVSAEITYGLERLAMYLQNVDNVYDIVWNEFHGEKITYGNVHKRGEFEYSKYNFEIASAELLEQEFQAYYEECKKILEQGLALPAYDYCMLAAHTFNLLDARGAISVARRQDYMLKIRELSKSCAGVYKQYEDENR from the coding sequence ATGACTTTTTCGCAAATCATCTTAAATTTACAAGATTTTTGGCAAAAACAAGGTTGCGTGATTATGCAGCCTTATGATATGCCAGCAGGTGCAGGCACTTTTCACCCAGCAACTTTTTTAAGAAGTTTGGGTAAAAAGCCTTGGGCTAGTGCTTATGTAGCACCAAGTAGAAGACCAACTGATGGAAGATATGGGGAAAATCCAAACCGCTTAGGTGCTTACTATCAGTTTCAAGTTTTGATCAAGCCAAGTCCTGATAATATCCAAGAGCTTTATTTAAAAAGCCTTGAGAATTTAGGTTTTGATCTTAAAAGTCATGACATTCGTTTTGTGGAGGATAATTGGGAAAGTCCTAGTCTTGGTGCTTGGGGACTTGGTTGGGAAGTGTGGCTTGATGGTATGGAAGTTACGCAATTTACTTATTTTCAGCAAGTTGGTGGTTTTGCTGTTGAACAAGTGAGTGCTGAGATCACTTATGGACTTGAAAGACTTGCAATGTATCTTCAAAATGTGGATAATGTTTATGATATTGTTTGGAATGAATTTCATGGAGAAAAAATCACTTATGGAAATGTGCATAAAAGGGGCGAATTTGAGTATAGTAAGTATAATTTTGAAATAGCAAGTGCCGAGCTTTTAGAGCAGGAATTTCAAGCTTATTATGAAGAATGTAAAAAAATTTTAGAACAAGGCTTAGCTTTGCCTGCTTATGATTATTGTATGCTTGCAGCACATACTTTTAATTTACTTGATGCAAGAGGGGCTATTTCTGTTGCAAGAAGACAAGATTATATGCTCAAAATTCGTGAGCTTTCAAAGTCTTGTGCTGGTGTTTATAAGCAATATGAAGATGAAAATCGCTGA
- a CDS encoding DUF3972 domain-containing protein: MQAYLELDEFCKLVHLKEDVVKGMMANGALNFKEEEGKIYIEANQGTFSVVPSSQNQNAPVSSMALAGESFVEKTIGTILNLHEKVLDAKDETLDALKNENKFLKDALYSMQELYDEDRKTIDVLNAQLKHAQEEVEFLKRKYKLMWNKAVDNYTQPAAIEAVINATNSQSKLQASVQSAEEEKK, translated from the coding sequence ATGCAAGCGTATTTAGAACTTGATGAATTTTGCAAATTGGTTCATCTTAAAGAAGATGTGGTCAAGGGAATGATGGCAAATGGAGCATTAAATTTTAAGGAAGAAGAGGGTAAAATTTATATCGAAGCAAATCAAGGTACTTTCAGTGTTGTTCCAAGTTCTCAAAATCAAAACGCACCGGTAAGCTCTATGGCTTTGGCTGGAGAAAGTTTTGTGGAAAAAACTATAGGGACGATCTTAAATTTACATGAAAAGGTGCTTGATGCTAAAGATGAAACCCTTGATGCTTTAAAAAATGAAAATAAATTCTTAAAAGATGCCCTTTATTCTATGCAAGAACTTTACGATGAAGATAGAAAAACTATCGATGTTTTAAATGCTCAGCTTAAGCATGCTCAAGAAGAAGTTGAATTTTTGAAACGAAAATACAAGCTCATGTGGAATAAAGCAGTGGATAATTATACACAACCTGCTGCTATTGAAGCCGTGATTAATGCTACAAACTCACAAAGCAAACTGCAAGCAAGTGTTCAAAGTGCAGAAGAAGAAAAGAAATAA
- the purE gene encoding 5-(carboxyamino)imidazole ribonucleotide mutase, whose amino-acid sequence MSFVSILMGSKSDYELVRQAADILQNFGVRYELIITSAHRSPQRTIEYIKKAEKKGAEVFIAAAGMAAHLAGVVAAHTIKPVLAVPMPGSNLASMDSLFSSVQMPRGIPVATLAIGGAINAGYLAVQILALRDEKLAQALLEDRKMQEAKLIADSKSVEIILD is encoded by the coding sequence ATGAGTTTTGTGAGTATTTTGATGGGTAGTAAGAGTGATTATGAGCTTGTAAGACAGGCTGCAGATATTTTACAAAATTTTGGGGTAAGATATGAACTTATCATTACTTCAGCACATAGAAGCCCACAAAGAACGATAGAATACATAAAAAAAGCAGAAAAAAAAGGTGCTGAGGTTTTTATCGCCGCAGCAGGTATGGCAGCTCATTTAGCAGGTGTAGTTGCAGCACATACGATCAAACCTGTTTTGGCAGTACCAATGCCCGGAAGCAATTTAGCAAGCATGGATTCTTTATTTTCGAGTGTTCAAATGCCAAGGGGTATTCCTGTAGCGACCTTAGCCATAGGTGGTGCTATAAATGCTGGGTATTTGGCGGTGCAAATTTTAGCACTTCGTGATGAAAAATTAGCCCAAGCCTTACTTGAAGATAGAAAAATGCAAGAAGCAAAACTCATTGCAGATAGTAAGAGCGTTGAGATAATACTTGATTAA